From Acidimicrobiales bacterium, one genomic window encodes:
- the dnaJ gene encoding molecular chaperone DnaJ produces the protein MSGDYYELLGVSRSATSEELKKAYRKLARQLHPDANPDDPEAEAKFKEVSTAYAVLSDPDKRANYDRYGEAGVGAGFDPFGGQGFGSINDIFEMFFGGQNPFGGGAGRGRPAGPPRGADQEVVATLTFEQAVFGAEMPISLRTALRCEVCDGSGASEGSSVATCGTCNGMGQVRQVRQSILGQMVTTGMCPECNGQGTVIPDPCRECGGEGRIISDEELEVRVPAGVNTGSTLRLTGRGAVGQRGGPPGDLYVHVQVQAHERFERDGDHLFCEVDVSVAQAILGAEIELETLDGVETLEIRPGTQPGEVIRLRGLGVPRLEGRGRGDLHVSLRVVVPTKLPHEQEDLIRKLADLRSESVKGPDEGFLSKIKSAFR, from the coding sequence GTGTCCGGTGACTACTACGAACTCCTCGGCGTATCGCGCAGCGCCACGTCCGAAGAGCTGAAGAAGGCGTACCGGAAGCTGGCCAGACAGCTGCACCCCGACGCCAACCCAGACGATCCAGAGGCCGAGGCCAAGTTCAAGGAGGTCTCGACCGCGTACGCGGTTCTGAGCGATCCTGACAAACGCGCCAACTACGACCGCTACGGTGAGGCTGGTGTAGGAGCGGGCTTCGACCCCTTCGGTGGCCAGGGATTCGGCAGCATCAACGACATCTTCGAGATGTTCTTCGGCGGTCAGAACCCCTTCGGTGGCGGCGCTGGTCGGGGTCGCCCCGCCGGCCCGCCGCGAGGCGCCGATCAAGAGGTCGTTGCGACGCTGACCTTCGAGCAAGCGGTGTTCGGCGCCGAGATGCCCATCTCTCTACGCACTGCCCTGCGCTGCGAGGTTTGTGATGGCTCAGGTGCGTCCGAGGGCAGTTCGGTCGCTACCTGTGGCACATGCAACGGCATGGGGCAGGTGCGCCAGGTTCGACAGTCGATCCTGGGCCAGATGGTCACCACCGGAATGTGCCCCGAATGCAACGGTCAGGGAACGGTGATACCCGACCCGTGCCGCGAATGTGGCGGCGAGGGGCGCATCATCAGCGACGAGGAACTAGAGGTGCGGGTGCCTGCGGGCGTCAACACCGGTTCGACCTTGCGCCTCACCGGCAGGGGAGCCGTAGGCCAGCGCGGTGGCCCACCGGGCGATCTCTACGTGCACGTCCAGGTTCAGGCGCACGAGCGCTTCGAACGCGACGGAGACCACCTGTTCTGCGAGGTCGACGTCTCCGTGGCACAAGCAATACTCGGCGCAGAGATCGAACTGGAGACCCTCGACGGTGTCGAGACCCTCGAGATCCGCCCCGGCACTCAGCCCGGCGAGGTCATCAGGCTGCGCGGGCTTGGCGTTCCGAGGCTGGAGGGCCGCGGTCGCGGCGACCTGCACGTGTCGCTTCGGGTGGTCGTGCCCACGAAGTTGCCTCACGAGCAGGAAGACCTGATCCGCAAACTGGCCGACCTGCGAAGCGAATCGGTCAAAGGCCCAGACGAGGGCTTCTTGTCGAAGATCAAGTCGGCGTTCCGGTAA
- a CDS encoding RsmE family RNA methyltransferase, which translates to MANPGDHPDGSGGPHVFVDDVEQPVLSEQDLHHLGRVRRLREGDAITVSDGCGRWRAARFGAEPTPAGDVVTVARPAPLITIGITAVKGDRTSWAIQKLTELGVDRIAIIESSRSVVRWREAKADKALERLDAVARSAACQSRRVWLPEVVGPIAAAEALGWAGAAVAQKGGEAPSSMNHTLLIGPEGGWTEAELEAAAHRVDLGPGVLRAETAAVAGATLLCGIRGHLVRGHAE; encoded by the coding sequence ATGGCCAATCCGGGCGATCATCCCGACGGCTCGGGCGGACCTCACGTGTTCGTCGACGACGTCGAACAGCCGGTGCTGAGCGAGCAAGACCTTCATCATCTCGGCCGCGTGCGGCGCTTGCGCGAAGGCGATGCGATTACCGTCAGCGACGGATGCGGCCGGTGGCGTGCGGCGCGATTTGGCGCCGAACCGACGCCCGCTGGCGACGTGGTCACGGTCGCGAGACCGGCGCCCCTGATCACCATCGGCATCACCGCCGTGAAGGGTGACCGCACCTCCTGGGCCATCCAAAAGCTCACCGAGTTGGGCGTTGACCGCATAGCCATAATCGAGTCGTCACGCTCGGTGGTTCGGTGGCGCGAAGCCAAGGCCGACAAGGCCCTCGAGCGTCTCGATGCCGTCGCTCGAAGCGCTGCGTGTCAGTCGCGTCGGGTCTGGCTGCCAGAGGTGGTCGGGCCGATAGCTGCCGCAGAGGCTCTCGGATGGGCGGGTGCAGCCGTCGCTCAGAAGGGTGGAGAGGCTCCGTCCTCGATGAATCACACCCTGCTCATCGGACCCGAAGGAGGCTGGACCGAGGCCGAGTTGGAGGCTGCTGCCCACAGAGTGGATCTGGGTCCTGGCGTGCTTCGCGCCGAAACTGCAGCGGTGGCTGGTGCGACCCTCCTTTGCGGAATTCGTGGCCATTTGGTGCGCGGCCACGCAGAGTGA
- a CDS encoding transcriptional regulator, which produces MSDIDLTSESEEDSAYGKRVGERLRAIRRQKRMSLQDVEAESSHEFKASVLGAYERGERAISVPRLHRLARFYNVPVSQLLPRSDDDNDIEGVDSREDANVTIDLTRLESMQGPDAAMLTRYLSMIQMQRQDFNGRMLTIRRDDLRAIACILDTSVDSASTRLSDLGLRLGG; this is translated from the coding sequence ATGTCAGACATCGATCTCACCTCTGAGAGCGAAGAAGACTCCGCCTATGGGAAGCGGGTCGGCGAGCGCTTGCGCGCCATCCGGCGCCAAAAGCGGATGTCGCTGCAAGATGTAGAGGCCGAATCGTCGCACGAGTTCAAGGCGTCGGTGCTAGGTGCCTACGAGCGGGGAGAGCGCGCCATCTCGGTTCCGCGCTTGCACCGCCTGGCTCGTTTCTACAACGTCCCGGTGTCGCAGCTGCTGCCGCGTTCCGACGACGACAACGACATCGAGGGCGTCGACAGTCGTGAAGACGCCAACGTCACCATCGATCTGACCCGTCTCGAGTCGATGCAAGGGCCCGACGCAGCGATGCTGACGCGTTACCTGTCGATGATTCAGATGCAGCGCCAAGACTTCAACGGTCGCATGCTGACGATCCGCCGGGACGATCTGCGGGCCATCGCCTGCATCCTCGATACCAGCGTCGATTCAGCCTCCACGCGGCTGTCCGACCTGGGTCTGCGCCTCGGCGGCTGA
- the hemW gene encoding radical SAM family heme chaperone HemW: MGAGIYIHVPFCERRCDYCAFATWTDRHELTERYFAALVTAAQAVPADFGPITSVFVGGGTPNLAPPELLMAVIDELDLAPGAEVTVECNPDLVTVAQMQTYAAHGVERISMGVQSMVPHVLQALGRTHDPANVRSAVEAVRAAGIARLNLDLIYGAAGESLEDWGQTLQRAIALEPDHVSAYGLTVEPGTPLADDPSRHPDDDDQADKYRMADAALTEAGLANYEISNWARPGQECRHNLLYWTQGDYLGLGCAAHSHVGGRRFWSVRTPERFIRAIERGDGVEAGSEVLDGAERAVEALQLAIRLADGVDAEVIPPEVEHLVQVGADGRARLTLEGRLLANEVAVRLEPRQRN; this comes from the coding sequence GTGGGCGCTGGCATCTACATCCACGTTCCGTTCTGTGAGCGACGCTGCGACTATTGCGCGTTCGCGACCTGGACCGACCGCCACGAACTGACCGAGCGATACTTCGCGGCTCTCGTGACCGCGGCCCAAGCGGTCCCAGCCGATTTTGGACCCATAACCTCGGTCTTCGTCGGAGGCGGCACTCCCAACCTCGCTCCGCCCGAGCTGCTGATGGCTGTGATCGACGAGCTCGATCTTGCCCCCGGCGCCGAAGTCACCGTCGAGTGCAACCCTGACCTGGTCACGGTGGCACAGATGCAGACCTACGCAGCCCACGGTGTCGAGCGCATATCCATGGGCGTCCAGTCGATGGTGCCTCACGTGCTCCAGGCGCTTGGCCGCACCCACGATCCCGCCAACGTGCGCTCGGCCGTGGAGGCGGTCAGGGCTGCGGGCATCGCCCGCCTCAATCTCGACCTGATCTACGGCGCGGCGGGCGAGTCGCTCGAAGATTGGGGCCAGACGCTTCAGCGAGCGATCGCCCTGGAACCCGATCACGTCAGCGCCTACGGGCTGACAGTCGAGCCCGGCACCCCGCTGGCCGACGATCCGAGCCGACATCCAGACGACGACGATCAAGCCGACAAATATCGCATGGCAGATGCTGCGCTGACCGAGGCAGGCCTGGCCAACTACGAGATCTCGAACTGGGCGCGTCCAGGTCAAGAGTGTCGCCACAACCTGCTCTATTGGACCCAGGGCGACTATCTGGGCCTTGGCTGCGCCGCCCACTCACACGTCGGCGGTCGCCGTTTCTGGAGCGTTCGTACCCCCGAGCGATTCATTCGAGCCATCGAGCGGGGCGACGGCGTCGAGGCCGGCTCCGAAGTGCTCGACGGTGCCGAAAGAGCGGTCGAGGCTCTGCAGTTGGCGATCCGCCTCGCCGATGGTGTCGACGCCGAGGTGATTCCTCCCGAGGTCGAACACCTGGTGCAGGTGGGGGCTGACGGCCGAGCCAGGCTGACGTTGGAAGGGCGGCTCTTGGCCAACGAGGTCGCTGTTCGCCTGGAGCCCCGCCAGCGCAACTAG